The following are encoded together in the Syntrophomonadaceae bacterium genome:
- a CDS encoding DUF3189 family protein, with translation MWIFYCCPTGGFESVVAASIHTGILSLNRLPLEDELLSLPEFGVRHQLSGRPKKYGIDTLGNEVFILGIGREKGLVSNIVPSFFEANKLCPAQAKVVEINVPKVNIVTDYLFLNLRFDNRWKTKIIINNYFHIAQIVKEVLDQVN, from the coding sequence ATGTGGATTTTTTATTGCTGCCCGACCGGTGGGTTTGAATCAGTTGTCGCTGCAAGCATTCATACTGGGATCTTATCTCTGAACCGCTTGCCTTTGGAGGATGAGCTATTAAGCCTGCCTGAATTCGGGGTTCGTCACCAACTGTCGGGTAGGCCTAAAAAGTATGGGATTGACACCTTGGGGAACGAGGTTTTTATTTTAGGAATTGGGCGTGAAAAAGGGCTGGTTTCTAATATAGTTCCCTCTTTCTTTGAAGCAAATAAATTATGTCCCGCCCAGGCAAAGGTAGTTGAAATTAATGTGCCAAAGGTTAATATTGTCACGGATTATTTATTTCTAAATTTGCGCTTCGACAATCGATGGAAGACAAAAATAATAATAAATAATTACTTCCACATAGCTCAGATCGTAAAGGAAGTCTTGGATCAAGTAAACTAG
- a CDS encoding DUF3189 family protein: MKIIYHCFGGSHSSVTSAAIHLGFLEKNRIPAGENLMRIPFFDRQTSEDHGIFRFMGLDEGRNEVYIIGRRNFKNFEPLIRGLIDLMGIKQEEIVLINTMPYVTWTMMLGGFISRKLGWIRLGRPIVIHGTKRAYSNFHTLVDQVKVMMLKK; the protein is encoded by the coding sequence ATGAAGATTATATATCACTGCTTTGGAGGTAGTCACTCTTCGGTTACATCGGCAGCCATCCATTTGGGGTTCCTAGAAAAAAACAGGATTCCTGCTGGGGAAAATCTCATGAGAATTCCGTTCTTTGACAGGCAAACATCTGAAGATCATGGTATTTTTAGATTCATGGGTTTAGATGAGGGAAGAAATGAAGTTTATATCATTGGACGGCGGAATTTCAAAAACTTTGAACCTTTAATCAGAGGCCTGATAGATTTGATGGGAATTAAACAGGAAGAAATTGTGTTGATCAACACTATGCCATATGTAACATGGACAATGATGCTAGGCGGGTTTATTTCGAGAAAACTAGGTTGGATTAGATTGGGCCGTCCAATTGTTATTCACGGTACAAAGCGGGCATATTCAAATTTCCACACCTTAGTCGATCAGGTAAAAGTTATGATGTTAAAAAAATGA
- a CDS encoding stage II sporulation protein P, translated as MNSAKKILGILFVVAGILCLAYVTDLKPAVSLTGVPLELGVYELERTDGGYYTILDSQGKILDKTIRRVFPGDEFISEDNRLYRVTKIDGNSAYADFKKDVELPVFHGMNYGASVREDGTVEVQAGARNVIAMYNTHTAESYVPTDGTDSIPGAGGIFKVSDALAQKLKELGVRVAYYKTIHEPHDANAYRRSRRTAAKLLSQYQPAAIIDIHRDGVPDPDFYRGHIHGMDVTRLRLVVGRQNQNMQSNLDFAKQIKAVNDRINPGLIRGIFIARGNYNQDLSPRSILIEVGTHTNERWKAEQGAVLFAKSLPQVLGIGRQPEGVVGPIAENRGDWSGIMWVLAVLLIGAGAFLVISTGSFQGALNKLKTFTTIEWTNFLGKRRSRISEKNKKDGDS; from the coding sequence TTGAATTCCGCAAAAAAAATACTCGGCATTTTGTTTGTTGTAGCGGGGATATTATGTCTGGCCTATGTAACTGATTTAAAACCTGCTGTATCCCTGACAGGGGTTCCTTTAGAGCTTGGGGTTTATGAACTTGAAAGAACTGATGGCGGTTATTATACCATATTAGACAGTCAAGGGAAAATCCTGGATAAGACAATTAGAAGGGTTTTTCCCGGAGATGAGTTTATTTCAGAAGATAATAGGCTTTACAGGGTAACAAAGATTGATGGTAATTCTGCTTATGCTGACTTTAAAAAAGACGTGGAACTGCCTGTTTTTCACGGGATGAATTATGGAGCTTCAGTTCGGGAGGATGGTACAGTAGAGGTTCAAGCGGGAGCCAGGAATGTGATTGCGATGTATAATACTCATACTGCCGAATCATATGTTCCTACAGACGGAACAGATAGCATTCCAGGTGCAGGCGGGATTTTTAAAGTTAGTGACGCCTTGGCCCAAAAGCTGAAGGAACTGGGGGTTCGAGTTGCTTATTATAAAACAATCCACGAGCCTCATGATGCTAATGCTTATCGCCGTTCCCGCCGTACAGCGGCAAAATTATTGAGCCAATATCAACCTGCCGCAATTATTGATATTCATCGGGACGGAGTTCCTGATCCTGATTTCTACCGCGGGCATATTCACGGCATGGATGTTACAAGGCTCAGGCTCGTGGTAGGAAGGCAAAACCAGAATATGCAGTCGAACCTTGATTTTGCCAAACAAATAAAAGCAGTAAATGATCGAATTAATCCGGGTCTGATCAGGGGGATTTTTATTGCCCGGGGAAACTATAATCAAGATCTCTCTCCCAGGTCTATTCTGATCGAAGTCGGTACCCATACCAATGAACGATGGAAGGCGGAACAAGGAGCTGTTCTTTTCGCTAAATCATTACCACAGGTGCTGGGGATAGGAAGACAACCCGAAGGCGTGGTCGGGCCAATTGCTGAAAACAGAGGCGACTGGTCTGGGATAATGTGGGTTTTAGCAGTACTACTGATTGGAGCAGGCGCTTTCCTGGTTATCAGTACTGGTAGCTTTCAAGGAGCGTTAAACAAGCTTAAAACATTTACAACTATCGAGTGGACAAACTTTTTGGGGAAGCGTCGTTCAAGGATTTCAGAAAAAAACAAAAAGGATGGCGATAGCTAG
- a CDS encoding DUF1614 domain-containing protein: MAGFPIGMILLLIISILIYFGLAQRVLDRMGLTDKVALGFIAAIIIGSFINIPITTARVDLSVNVGGALIPVGLAIYVLSRAGTLWEKTRALVAAVAAAASIFLINTRLFAHDPWQHGTDFIDPLYVYPLIAGGIAYLISRSRRGAFVAATLGVVLLDFYDAAILFAAGSPGNIAVGGAGVLDTIIFSGVFAVLLAELVGETRERLQGGPRDEGHSRELLHNLKTLQGHKPINQPARKDELHGTPGAKGISKLERQGEDN; this comes from the coding sequence ATGGCAGGGTTTCCAATTGGCATGATTTTACTACTGATTATTTCTATCCTTATTTATTTCGGTTTAGCACAAAGGGTGTTGGATCGAATGGGTTTAACCGATAAAGTTGCTCTGGGGTTTATTGCAGCGATTATTATTGGAAGTTTTATCAATATTCCCATAACTACTGCCAGAGTAGATTTGTCGGTGAATGTTGGTGGGGCATTGATTCCTGTTGGTTTGGCAATCTATGTTCTTTCCAGAGCCGGTACATTATGGGAGAAAACCAGGGCATTAGTAGCAGCGGTGGCCGCCGCCGCAAGCATTTTTTTAATCAATACCAGATTGTTTGCGCACGATCCATGGCAGCACGGGACAGATTTTATAGACCCCCTATATGTCTATCCACTCATTGCAGGAGGGATAGCATATTTAATCAGTCGCTCAAGGCGTGGTGCTTTTGTGGCTGCTACATTAGGTGTAGTTTTATTAGATTTCTACGACGCCGCGATACTATTTGCGGCAGGTAGTCCCGGAAACATTGCTGTTGGTGGTGCAGGGGTATTAGACACAATTATTTTCTCTGGAGTTTTTGCTGTATTGCTAGCCGAATTAGTAGGAGAAACCCGGGAGCGACTTCAAGGAGGACCACGGGATGAAGGACACTCACGAGAACTGCTGCATAATTTAAAAACATTGCAGGGTCATAAACCTATTAATCAGCCGGCTAGAAAAGATGAGCTTCATGGTACTCCAGGTGCAAAGGGTATTTCCAAACTGGAAAGGCAGGGAGAAGACAATTGA
- the fni gene encoding type 2 isopentenyl-diphosphate Delta-isomerase has protein sequence MKINTSRLRSQRKLDHIKYSVELEDGPVPSGFDDVFLLHQSIPVCDLEQINTTTSFLGKFLRQPLIINALTGGVDETVKINKALAEVAKETGIAMAVGSQSAALENTKVAESFVIVRRVNPEGLILANVSALMPWKAALQAVEMISADGLQLHFNIPQELIMKEGDRFFGRLLDNISEIVARMPVPVIAKEVGFGFSRETVFSLFGCGIRVIDLGGQGGTNFIAIEQMRRNQDAISPLSDWGIPTSISLLETISTKLPLSIVASGGIRSALDVAKSLAAGAQVVGVAGPFLRTLIKHSQKILENEILSWQSELQKIMLLVGAANIYQLRSMPIIITGKTKIWLDQRGVSLLAFGLK, from the coding sequence ATGAAGATTAACACCTCCCGGTTGCGATCACAAAGAAAACTGGATCATATAAAGTATTCGGTTGAACTCGAAGACGGTCCAGTTCCAAGCGGTTTTGATGATGTGTTTTTGCTGCACCAGTCGATTCCCGTTTGCGATCTGGAACAGATCAACACCACCACAAGTTTTCTGGGGAAGTTCTTAAGACAACCTTTAATTATTAATGCTTTAACTGGTGGAGTTGATGAAACCGTTAAAATTAACAAGGCATTGGCTGAAGTAGCTAAAGAAACTGGGATTGCTATGGCAGTTGGTTCTCAGTCGGCTGCCCTAGAAAACACCAAAGTTGCTGAAAGCTTTGTTATTGTAAGAAGGGTAAATCCAGAGGGGCTTATTTTAGCCAACGTAAGTGCATTAATGCCGTGGAAGGCAGCCTTGCAGGCGGTTGAAATGATATCTGCTGATGGTCTGCAGCTCCACTTTAATATTCCACAGGAACTCATAATGAAGGAAGGTGACCGGTTTTTCGGACGCCTTTTAGATAATATTAGTGAAATTGTAGCAAGGATGCCAGTACCTGTTATTGCGAAAGAAGTAGGTTTTGGTTTTTCTAGAGAAACAGTCTTTTCTTTGTTTGGTTGCGGGATCAGAGTTATAGATCTTGGAGGCCAAGGCGGCACTAACTTTATTGCCATCGAGCAAATGCGGAGAAATCAAGATGCTATTTCACCCCTGTCTGACTGGGGAATCCCAACTTCCATAAGTCTACTTGAAACTATTTCAACCAAACTTCCGCTTTCCATAGTTGCCAGCGGCGGTATCAGGAGTGCACTAGATGTTGCAAAATCATTAGCTGCAGGTGCTCAGGTGGTTGGGGTTGCGGGGCCTTTTTTACGAACATTAATAAAGCACTCGCAAAAAATATTAGAAAATGAGATATTGTCCTGGCAATCGGAACTGCAAAAAATAATGCTGTTGGTAGGAGCTGCAAATATTTATCAGCTTCGGAGCATGCCTATAATAATAACAGGAAAGACTAAGATTTGGTTAGACCAAAGAGGTGTTTCTCTACTGGCATTCGGTCTAAAATAA
- a CDS encoding bifunctional 4-hydroxy-3-methylbut-2-enyl diphosphate reductase/30S ribosomal protein S1 has translation MRIIVAKYAGCCFGVKRAISMAEKALLKNPLPVYTIGPLVHNPQLVQKLFEKGLIPVECVSGLQKGTVVIRSHGVSPDILEKLKDYCVVDATCPHVAKAQRAAKEFQEQGYQVVIIGDRNHPEVVGLNGWAHNQAIIVGTLIEASGIKHADKIGVVAQTTFDQLKYNHLLSILKEKTTDLRVSKTICDATQLRQAAVRELAVQVDILIVVGGFQSSNTQKLYAIGKEAGIDVYQVEQAEDLVLAWFSNKKRAGVAAGASTPDWIIEEVVRKMNEFSGEKQLEDSGMTVAAGEFAPENADVHENKTPAEDKDVHEFNLGESMKSIRKGDILKGTVIQINTDEVLVDIGGKSEGVIPLGELSNRPAAEPHQLVRIGDTIEVYVLRLENEEGHPVLSKKRADRKNAWEKIEDARHKNMEINAPVVEVVKGGLLVDVGINGFVPASLIERGYVENLENYLGKVLRLKVIELDRSKNKVILSQKAILDEEYERRKADTWNALEKGQVYRGQVRRLTNFGAFIDIGGVDGLLHVSEMSWGRIDHPRSVMTEGQEIDVIVLGVDRGAGKVSLGRKQLLANPWSTADEKYIVGSIFQGKVLRIAPFGAFVELESGIEGLVHISQLADRHVAKTEDVVSVGQIIPVKVLSVDLENQRISLSLREAIGSQNQETKDEPDEAIETKQVKLGDIFAKELGELMDGKDED, from the coding sequence TTGAGAATCATAGTTGCAAAATATGCCGGCTGTTGCTTTGGTGTAAAACGTGCCATTAGTATGGCGGAAAAAGCCTTGCTAAAGAACCCGTTACCGGTTTATACTATCGGGCCATTGGTTCATAACCCGCAATTAGTTCAGAAGCTATTCGAAAAGGGTTTGATTCCGGTTGAATGTGTTAGTGGTCTTCAAAAGGGAACAGTTGTGATTCGTTCTCATGGTGTATCTCCGGATATTTTAGAGAAGTTGAAAGATTATTGCGTTGTTGATGCTACCTGTCCACATGTAGCTAAAGCTCAAAGAGCTGCAAAAGAATTCCAGGAACAAGGTTATCAGGTGGTTATCATCGGCGACAGAAATCATCCAGAAGTCGTCGGTTTGAATGGTTGGGCCCATAATCAGGCGATAATTGTAGGTACGCTAATTGAGGCGTCGGGCATTAAACATGCTGATAAAATTGGTGTAGTCGCACAGACTACTTTTGATCAACTTAAATATAACCATCTCTTATCTATTCTTAAAGAAAAAACTACAGACCTGAGAGTTTCCAAAACCATTTGTGACGCTACTCAGTTGCGCCAGGCCGCTGTAAGAGAACTGGCCGTTCAGGTGGATATACTTATTGTTGTAGGCGGATTTCAAAGCTCAAATACTCAGAAACTATACGCTATTGGCAAAGAGGCGGGTATTGATGTCTACCAAGTGGAGCAAGCTGAGGATTTAGTTCTGGCGTGGTTTTCTAATAAAAAAAGGGCCGGAGTTGCGGCAGGCGCTTCAACTCCTGACTGGATTATTGAGGAGGTAGTAAGAAAGATGAATGAATTTTCTGGGGAGAAACAGCTTGAGGATTCTGGGATGACAGTGGCTGCTGGAGAATTTGCTCCTGAAAACGCCGATGTTCATGAAAACAAAACCCCTGCGGAAGATAAAGATGTTCATGAATTCAATCTAGGAGAAAGCATGAAAAGCATCAGGAAGGGAGATATATTGAAAGGAACAGTTATCCAAATCAACACTGACGAGGTGTTGGTGGATATAGGGGGTAAATCGGAAGGAGTTATTCCTTTAGGCGAACTCTCCAATAGACCGGCAGCCGAACCGCATCAATTGGTAAGAATTGGTGACACTATTGAAGTATATGTGTTAAGATTGGAAAATGAAGAAGGACACCCTGTTCTTTCAAAAAAAAGAGCTGATCGCAAGAATGCATGGGAAAAAATAGAAGATGCCAGGCATAAAAACATGGAAATAAATGCTCCCGTTGTTGAAGTTGTTAAAGGTGGCCTGCTTGTTGATGTGGGTATTAATGGCTTTGTCCCTGCGTCCTTAATTGAACGGGGTTATGTCGAGAATCTGGAGAACTATCTTGGAAAAGTTTTGCGATTAAAGGTAATTGAGCTTGACCGGAGCAAAAATAAAGTTATCTTGTCACAAAAAGCTATTTTAGATGAAGAGTATGAGCGAAGAAAGGCTGACACCTGGAATGCCTTGGAAAAAGGACAGGTTTACCGGGGACAGGTCAGGCGACTGACTAATTTCGGCGCATTTATTGATATAGGTGGCGTTGATGGTCTTTTACACGTGTCGGAAATGTCCTGGGGAAGAATTGACCATCCAAGATCAGTGATGACCGAGGGACAAGAAATCGATGTTATTGTTCTTGGCGTCGATCGGGGGGCTGGAAAAGTATCCCTGGGAAGAAAGCAGCTGCTTGCCAATCCATGGAGTACAGCGGATGAGAAATATATAGTTGGCTCTATTTTCCAAGGGAAGGTATTGAGAATTGCCCCTTTTGGTGCATTTGTTGAATTGGAATCTGGCATTGAGGGTCTTGTTCATATATCCCAACTTGCAGATCGCCATGTTGCGAAAACTGAAGACGTCGTTTCTGTGGGACAGATTATTCCTGTAAAGGTTTTGAGTGTGGACTTGGAAAACCAAAGAATAAGCTTAAGTCTCCGCGAGGCCATTGGCTCGCAAAATCAGGAGACAAAGGACGAACCTGATGAAGCAATTGAAACGAAACAAGTTAAGTTAGGAGATATTTTTGCCAAAGAGTTGGGTGAACTGATGGATGGGAAGGATGAAGATTAA
- a CDS encoding 1-acyl-sn-glycerol-3-phosphate acyltransferase: MPQSGPVIIISNHIGNWDPLALGIAMNREVCYMAKQELFDIPLFGLIIKSLKAFPVKRGGGDRNALKAAQQILLEGKVIGIFPEGTRSRTGHLQPFKAGAAVLALRTGSPIVPVGLINTKNVLRKGWFRSFTVNIGPPIFVEKRDIIETEQVQALTKILEIKVRQLTEV, translated from the coding sequence TTGCCACAATCAGGCCCGGTAATTATTATCAGTAACCATATTGGAAATTGGGATCCTTTAGCTCTTGGCATCGCTATGAATAGAGAAGTCTGTTACATGGCTAAGCAGGAATTATTTGACATTCCATTGTTCGGTTTAATCATAAAAAGTTTAAAGGCTTTTCCAGTTAAAAGAGGAGGCGGAGACCGGAACGCATTAAAGGCAGCCCAGCAAATTTTGCTGGAAGGAAAGGTAATTGGCATCTTTCCTGAGGGTACCCGCAGCAGAACAGGGCACCTTCAACCATTTAAAGCTGGTGCCGCAGTACTGGCACTGAGGACCGGGAGCCCGATTGTACCTGTAGGCCTAATTAATACAAAGAATGTATTAAGGAAAGGGTGGTTTCGATCATTTACAGTAAACATCGGACCACCAATATTTGTGGAAAAAAGAGACATCATTGAAACCGAGCAAGTACAAGCCTTAACAAAAATCCTGGAAATAAAAGTGCGCCAGTTGACAGAGGTATAA
- a CDS encoding (d)CMP kinase, whose protein sequence is MLNYNIAIDGPAGAGKSTVARIVANKLNYLYIDSGAMYRALTWRLLKDSICFEDEAKLTSELENINVEFRLDNAGESRVFCNGEDVTEEIRKPEVSRNVSEVAAKKPVRSRMVWLQREMAQRGRVVMDGRDIGTVVMPETSNKFYLTADVLERARRRFLELRLKGHVTTLSEVQREIELRDKIDSEREVGPLRKAADAICIDTTGLCPEEVAEIIIGYCGRRAPD, encoded by the coding sequence ATGTTGAACTATAATATCGCAATTGATGGTCCTGCTGGTGCCGGAAAAAGTACGGTAGCGCGAATCGTTGCCAATAAGCTCAACTACCTCTACATTGATTCAGGAGCAATGTACAGGGCTTTAACATGGAGGCTGTTAAAGGATAGCATATGTTTCGAGGATGAAGCCAAACTTACTTCAGAGCTTGAAAATATTAATGTTGAGTTCAGGTTAGACAATGCCGGGGAAAGCAGGGTTTTTTGCAATGGTGAAGATGTGACTGAAGAAATACGTAAACCTGAAGTGTCTAGAAATGTATCAGAAGTAGCTGCCAAAAAGCCGGTCCGTTCCCGGATGGTTTGGCTGCAGCGGGAGATGGCCCAAAGAGGCAGAGTAGTTATGGATGGCCGTGATATAGGTACTGTTGTGATGCCGGAAACCTCCAACAAGTTCTATTTAACCGCCGATGTTCTTGAAAGGGCTAGGAGAAGATTTTTAGAACTGCGATTAAAAGGGCATGTAACCACATTATCTGAAGTCCAGCGAGAAATTGAGTTGCGCGACAAAATAGATTCTGAACGGGAGGTTGGTCCTTTGAGGAAAGCTGCTGATGCTATTTGCATTGATACGACAGGGCTTTGTCCGGAGGAGGTTGCCGAAATAATAATTGGCTATTGCGGAAGGAGAGCACCCGATTGA
- the aroH gene encoding chorismate mutase encodes MTVKVRGVRGAVRVSQNNAEEILNATHELVIKIMTDNEISTEDIAGAFFTTTDDLNAAFPAQAARSIGFQFVPMLCSSEINVPESMSRVIRVMLLVNTEKKQEEIKHIYLGETKRLRPDLE; translated from the coding sequence GTGACTGTGAAGGTAAGAGGGGTAAGGGGAGCAGTCAGGGTTTCCCAAAACAACGCAGAAGAAATACTGAATGCTACCCATGAACTGGTAATAAAAATTATGACTGACAATGAGATATCGACCGAGGATATAGCGGGCGCTTTTTTTACCACTACTGATGACCTTAACGCTGCTTTTCCTGCTCAGGCTGCTCGAAGTATAGGTTTTCAATTTGTTCCCATGTTGTGTTCCTCTGAAATAAACGTTCCCGAATCCATGTCGAGAGTGATACGCGTAATGCTCCTGGTAAATACGGAAAAGAAGCAGGAAGAAATAAAACATATCTATTTGGGTGAAACAAAAAGATTAAGACCAGATTTAGAATAA
- a CDS encoding HutP family protein, which produces MSSHFGSKKIAAVAVQIALSETREEELDMKRRFLEMGIKSVGVDYGGEYISSVKKIVERAVVAAKREGVIKDTHADEGAVAGAAREALSQIMPKAVGLNVGGKIGIARYGDHISVAVFFGIGLLHLDEVGIGLGHRAVP; this is translated from the coding sequence ATGAGTAGTCATTTTGGAAGCAAAAAAATTGCGGCAGTGGCGGTTCAAATAGCATTATCCGAAACCAGGGAAGAGGAGCTGGACATGAAACGTCGTTTTTTAGAAATGGGTATCAAGTCTGTTGGTGTTGATTATGGTGGTGAATACATCAGTTCGGTTAAAAAAATAGTTGAGCGAGCAGTAGTTGCTGCTAAGCGGGAAGGTGTCATTAAAGATACTCATGCCGATGAAGGGGCAGTGGCTGGCGCTGCAAGGGAGGCCTTGTCACAAATAATGCCTAAAGCAGTTGGTTTAAATGTTGGAGGAAAAATAGGTATTGCCCGGTATGGTGACCATATTAGCGTAGCGGTCTTTTTCGGCATTGGCCTGCTTCACCTGGATGAAGTAGGTATCGGGTTAGGGCACCGGGCAGTACCTTGA
- a CDS encoding NAD(P)/FAD-dependent oxidoreductase — protein sequence MKHVIVVGGGAAGIMASIAAAESGVNVLLLEKGPRLGRKLLITGKGRCNLTNNTDLQGLIENIPGNGTFLYSAFSFFGNRELMQFFEKIGLQVKVERGARVFPLSDSSEEVVSLLEKHLKKLGVEVRLNSPVQDLVADGNEIAGVATRKETFLSAKTIVATGGLSYPKTGSTGDGYRWARKLGHTISPLKPALIPLETKEEWVKQVQGLTLKNVLVTAVSCNGKPFMQEFGELIFTHYGLSGPTILTLSREISLNLEGKYPHNMGCIEINLKPALKPEQLDARLQRDFRKHSRKHLKNALLELLPVNLIEPWLNQAGFDGETLVHQITREERQRLVYELQHLKLNVTGVRPIEEAIVTAGGVSVREVNPRTMASRICKGLYFAGEVLDIDGYTGGFNLQAAFSTGWVAGKAVANESLGKPIKMGENYE from the coding sequence GTGAAACATGTTATTGTAGTTGGGGGTGGTGCTGCTGGAATTATGGCTTCAATTGCCGCAGCAGAATCCGGCGTAAATGTGTTATTGTTGGAGAAGGGGCCGCGACTTGGCCGAAAACTGCTAATTACCGGAAAAGGTCGGTGTAATTTAACTAATAATACCGATTTGCAGGGGCTGATTGAGAATATTCCTGGAAACGGAACTTTTTTATACAGTGCTTTTAGTTTTTTTGGTAATCGTGAGTTAATGCAGTTCTTTGAAAAAATCGGGTTGCAAGTTAAGGTCGAGAGGGGTGCCAGGGTATTCCCTCTGAGCGATAGCTCAGAAGAGGTAGTTAGCTTATTGGAAAAACACCTGAAAAAACTTGGCGTGGAGGTTAGGCTAAATTCCCCTGTTCAGGATTTGGTTGCTGATGGAAACGAAATAGCGGGTGTCGCAACTCGCAAAGAGACATTTTTATCTGCAAAAACTATTGTTGCAACAGGAGGCTTGTCCTACCCTAAGACAGGTTCGACTGGGGATGGATATCGTTGGGCACGTAAACTTGGGCATACCATTTCCCCATTAAAACCTGCGCTGATCCCTTTAGAGACTAAAGAAGAATGGGTGAAGCAAGTCCAAGGTTTAACCCTAAAAAACGTTTTGGTAACGGCTGTCAGCTGTAACGGAAAACCATTTATGCAGGAATTCGGGGAATTGATTTTTACCCATTATGGCCTCTCGGGTCCAACTATCTTAACCTTAAGCAGGGAAATCTCACTAAATTTGGAGGGGAAATACCCCCATAATATGGGATGCATTGAAATTAATCTTAAGCCAGCCTTAAAGCCTGAGCAACTGGATGCCAGGCTGCAAAGAGACTTTAGAAAACACAGCCGCAAACATTTAAAAAACGCTTTATTAGAGTTGCTTCCCGTCAATTTAATTGAGCCATGGCTCAATCAGGCTGGCTTTGACGGAGAAACATTGGTTCATCAGATAACCAGGGAAGAACGTCAGCGATTGGTTTATGAATTACAGCATTTGAAATTGAATGTAACAGGGGTTAGACCTATAGAAGAGGCAATTGTAACTGCTGGGGGTGTTTCAGTCAGGGAAGTAAATCCAAGAACAATGGCCTCACGGATTTGCAAAGGGCTATACTTCGCTGGCGAGGTGCTTGACATCGACGGTTATACTGGGGGCTTTAACCTGCAGGCAGCTTTTTCTACCGGATGGGTTGCAGGGAAAGCCGTTGCAAATGAGTCTTTAGGAAAACCAATTAAAATGGGGGAGAATTATGAGTAG
- a CDS encoding fumarylacetoacetate hydrolase family protein: protein MEFIRFFASGQNEKYGILRDDKVYVVTGDIFTRWEETGESLSFFNVNLLAPCKPSKIICIGLNYKDHAEEFNLILPEEPVVFLKPPSAVIGPGDEIIKPLQCKRLDYEAELAIVIGRKARNVDPSKAQAYIFGYACGNDVTARDRQPKDGQWTLAKSFDTFCPLGPKIVTDLDASKLAIKCYVNGHLRQNSNTAQMIFDPSFLVSYVSKVMTLFPGDIILTGTPSGVGKVEPGDRVAVEIEHLGRLENPIAKE, encoded by the coding sequence ATGGAATTTATCAGATTTTTTGCATCTGGTCAAAACGAAAAATACGGCATTTTACGGGACGACAAAGTTTATGTGGTTACGGGAGATATTTTTACCAGGTGGGAAGAAACCGGGGAAAGTCTGTCGTTTTTTAATGTCAACCTGTTGGCTCCATGCAAACCAAGCAAAATTATTTGTATTGGATTAAATTATAAGGATCATGCTGAAGAGTTCAATTTGATACTGCCGGAGGAGCCAGTTGTTTTTTTGAAGCCCCCATCTGCTGTGATCGGACCCGGAGATGAAATAATTAAGCCATTGCAATGCAAGCGCTTGGATTATGAAGCGGAATTAGCTATTGTGATTGGGAGAAAAGCCAGGAATGTGGATCCCTCAAAAGCCCAGGCATATATCTTTGGATATGCATGTGGCAATGACGTAACAGCTCGAGATAGGCAGCCGAAAGACGGGCAATGGACTTTAGCAAAATCCTTTGATACTTTTTGTCCACTGGGGCCCAAGATTGTAACAGATTTAGATGCCTCTAAATTAGCAATCAAGTGTTATGTTAACGGACATCTCAGACAAAACTCCAATACCGCACAAATGATTTTTGATCCTAGCTTTTTGGTCAGCTATGTTTCAAAAGTAATGACTCTGTTTCCTGGCGATATTATATTAACCGGTACTCCTTCCGGAGTTGGAAAGGTTGAACCAGGGGATCGGGTAGCAGTTGAAATTGAGCACCTCGGCAGATTAGAAAATCCGATAGCGAAAGAGTAA